Part of the Capsicum annuum cultivar UCD-10X-F1 unplaced genomic scaffold, UCD10Xv1.1 ctg53904, whole genome shotgun sequence genome, tcaaataccaaaatattaaaattttactcccaaataccataccaaatatcaAATTACCgaatatcaattatcaattttttttgttcgATTTGGTAAATTGATTTTAGGTATTTTATGCCCAGACCTAGTGGGTATAACGTATCAATGGTTTAGAGAGGAAAGTAAACAGTAGAATTCAcataattattttaaagaaattaaattttaaataatagtatgtaataattactaaaaattacacaaatacacaacttatgttttcaatattacaaaaaatctcaactccctaaacatattacaaaaattccaacatatacacagaatgctatgtatatgtcggcaatgttatgtatattaataggaagagaaAGTAGAGTAATTTAGAAAGTGTAATTAGTTCCAAAAaaaattggtatttatgttattatattgATAATTAAGGTGTGATATTACGTAATTTGTCCAAAATTAAATTTAACCCAAGGGATGTATAAGTTAGccatattttctcttctttttgttttagAGGCCTCGGCCCACGAAAAAGAGAGAGTGGGCTTCAATTTCCAGACCCGAGTCCACCGGCAAAGACTTGTTATTCATTGCTTGTCTCCAAAAACTCTCCTTCCCAAATTCCGAAACCTAAAATATTGCAATTCACAAAATACAGTGTGTCCTACTTGTTGATTTTCGTTAATCGATTCTTCTTCTTCGCGATCTCCGGTTAAGATGGTGTTAGCACAATTAGGAGGGAGCATTTCGCGTGCTCTCCAGCAGATGAGCAATGCCACAATCATTGATGAGAAAGTTCTCAACGATTGCCTCAATGAGATCACCCGTGCTCTTCTCCAGGCCGATGTTCAATTCAAGCTTGTTCGCGATATGTCAACCAATATAAAAAAGATTGTTAATCTCGAAGATCTTGCCGCTGGACACAACAAGCGTAGGATCATTCAACAGGTGTTTATACATTCCTTTTTCGCCgaaaatttgatcttttgatacATTTTTCTTAAGCCTGAAGTTGATATTCGTGTAATGTTTGTGTTAGATCAACTGTTGGGAATTTGTGTCTCTGTGATGTGTAAGAGGAAGGAACATACACAGATTCGTAGAGAGAGGAATGGATAAAAAATTGGCACTTTTATTAATATCTATGCAGGTTGGAGGGGGAACTCTCCCGATTTTCTTTCATTTGCTATTAAATCGGATAAACAATGGAGGCAGCTTAAATGGACTGTTGAAAATTTGTCTGTCTGTGTTGTATAAGAGGACGGGATATACGTGGAGTCTTAGTGGAGTAATGGTTAAAAGTAGGCATCTATATTAATTTCTTTGCAGGTTGGAGGGTAGCTGcccctattttctttcatttgcTTCTTTCTAGTAACTCGGATAAACAAAGGAGGTTGCT contains:
- the LOC124893112 gene encoding signal recognition particle 54 kDa protein 1-like isoform X1 — protein: MVLAQLGGSISRALQQMSNATIIDEKVLNDCLNEITRALLQADVQFKLVRDMSTNIKKIVNLEDLAAGHNKRRIIQQINCWEFVSL
- the LOC124893112 gene encoding signal recognition particle 54 kDa protein 1-like isoform X2; the protein is MVLAQLGGSISRALQQMSNATIIDEKVLNDCLNEITRALLQADVQFKLVRDMSTNIKKIVNLEDLAAGHNKRRIIQQD